The Bombus pyrosoma isolate SC7728 linkage group LG3, ASM1482585v1, whole genome shotgun sequence genome has a segment encoding these proteins:
- the LOC122565858 gene encoding ras-related protein Rab-9A: MSGNNSATVGTLRGGNLQNRNSQRSTLLKVVILGDGGVGKSCLMNRFVSNHFDEHSFHTIGVEFLNKDIDINGEAYTLQIWDTAGQERFKTLRTPFYRGSDICLLTYAVDDRTSFKNLALWRSEFLYYADVQEGSTFPFIVVGNKVDVPDSEKQVSTEEAQAWCAENGDPPLVETSAKDATNVEAAFGAAVAAWAQLEARLERPLVEDTVDLSKQQSPHRSSCCMPVSGAESNKII, encoded by the exons ATGTCAGGAAACAATTCTGCTACAGTAGGTACACTTAGAGGTGGTAATCTACAAAATCGTAATTCTCAAAGATCTACACTTTTAAAAGTGGTGATTCTGGGTGATGGTGGTGTTGGCAAATCTTGTCTTATGAATAGATTTGTATCAAATCACTTTGATGAACATAGTTTTCATACAATTGGagtagaatttttaaacaagGATATTGATATTAACGGAGAGGCATATACATTGCAAATATGGGATACAGCTGGACAAGAAAGATTTAAGACCCTTAGAACTCCGTTCTATAGAGGCTCTGATATCTGCCTTTTAACATATGCGGTAGATGATAGAacaagttttaaaaatttagcACTTTGGAGATCTGAATTCCTTTATTATGCTGATGTTCAAGAAGGATCAACATTTCCATTTATAGTTGTTGGGAACAAA GTGGATGTTCCAGATTCTGAGAAACAAGTTTCTACAGAAGAAGCTCAAGCTTGGTGTGCAGAAAATGGGGACCCTCCATTAGTAGAAACATCTGCAAAGGATGCAACCAATGTTGAAGCAGCATTTGGTGCAGCTGTTGCTGCTTGGGCACAACTTGAAGCTAGACTAGAAAGACCATTAGTAGAAGATACTGTTGATCTTTCAAAACAACAATCTCCTCATCGTTCAAGTTGTTGTATGCCTGTGTCTGGTGCTGA gtctaacaaaattatttga
- the LOC122565857 gene encoding mitochondrial mRNA pseudouridine synthase Trub2 isoform X2, with the protein MSAVQTVTKYVKDARLVYSALNGVVVIYKPASLNFNRMRDTVISNLCRDLNDMYTRPTMKHVAIEGETNKHMKVVVRNSFADHPLITGPRYQPNDFKLAASKIMQQDISGVVLCGINKGEATDNYFHTGKVVEKSTYAHIKRGHLDKLCSSMQSSHQQQMFKLSGVDIQSQAAYELAIKGPIRPADPNIPMVYTIRCVDFSPPEFVLEIVCTNEYDLYLKAIIHELGLKLRSNATCTQILCIQDGLFNIKHALLTKHWTLQHIVNNMQICQKIIDQNEDCLHQENPELVKPAYSPMKI; encoded by the exons atGTCAGCAGTACAAACAGTGACTAAATATGTAAAGGACGCGAGACTGGTATACAGCGCATTAAATGGTGTAGTTGTGATTTATAAACCTGCATCTTTAAACTTTAATAGAATGAGAGATACGGTGATCAGCAACTTATGCAGAG ATTTAAATGACATGTATACGAGGCCAACAATGAAGCATGTAGCTATAGAAGGAGAAACAAATAAGCATATGAAAGTTGTTGTTCGAAACAGTTTTGCAGACCATCCGTTAATAACAGGACCTCGTTATCAACCAAATGACTTTAAACTTGCTGCTTCAAAAATTATGCAACAGGACATATCTGGTGTAGTACTTTGTGGAATTAACAAGG GAGAGGCAactgataattattttcatactgGAAAAGTGGTAGAAAAATCTACATATGCGCACATAAAACGTGGTCACCTTGACAAGTTATGTAGCTCGATGCAATCTTCTCATCAACAACAGATGTTTAA ATTGTCTGGTGTAGATATTCAAAGCCAAGCTGCATACGAACTAGCAATTAAAGGCCCAATTAGACCAGCAGATCCTAATATCCCTATGGTATATACTATTAGATGTGTAGACTTTTCACCCCCAGAATTTGTATTAG AAATTGTTTGCACAAATGAATATGATTTGTACCTGAAAGCCATTATTCATGAGCTAGGGCTGAAGCTTCGTAGCAATGCTACTTGTACTCAAATACTTTGTATACAAGATGGCCTATTTAATATAAAGCATGCATTATTAACAAAGCATTGGACTCTACAACACATTGTAAACAACATGCAAATATGTCAAAAAATTATAGATCAGAATGAAGATTGCTTACATCAGGAAAACCCTGAATTAGTAAAACCTGCTTACAGTCCTATGAAAATTTAA
- the LOC122565864 gene encoding anaphase-promoting complex subunit 15-like encodes MSIIPLWPNLQPRATDPLWFNADRPCDDESEVAALEAEHQAWREHVRVQRYDHIPIGKTVSDFRGSEEEEEEEEEEEGEGEEEEESDTHEEEEEELDEIDMEVSYSHQQQTSSPTDTVTDPVSIRMVSTHTGRYA; translated from the exons ATGTCTATTATCCCTTTGTGGCCAAATTTACAACCAAGAGCAACAGATCCTCTATGGTTCAATGCCGATAGACCCTGCGACGATGAGAGCGAAGTAGCTGCACTCGAAGCGGAACATCAAGCGTGG AGGGAACATGTCCGAGTTCAACGTTATGACCATATCCCTATCGGAAAAACAGTCAGCGAT tTCAGAGGAtcggaagaggaggaggaggaggaggaagaagaagagggagaaggagaagaagaagaagaatcagATACCCatgaagaagaggaagaagaattaGACGAAATTGATATGGAAGTAAGCTATTCGCATCAACAACAGACATCCAGTCCAACGGATACAGTGACAGATCCAGTATCCATCAGAATGGTCAGCACACATACTGGTCGTTAtgcttaa
- the LOC122565859 gene encoding high affinity copper uptake protein 1, whose product MSHDHMAHMMNVSSGHATHVNHASHESMDHSSMDESMMHSSMDHASMDHGSMNHESHLNAASEACGNMGMHGMSMVFHGGYCENVLFESWKISSISGLIGSMIGIMIMAALYEGLKYYREYLFWKMYNSLQYRSVTMPQEKNVVAEDNRVVHMVGEVIHKQPPTMLSWMHTFQTFLHIVQIVLSYFLMLIFMTYNVWLCFAVVFGAAIGYFLFGWKKSVIVDVTEHCH is encoded by the exons ATGTCTCACGATCATATGGCCCATATGATGAACGTATCGAGTGGGCATGCAACCCACGTTAATCACGCGTCTCATGAATCTATGGATCATTCAAGTATGGATGAAAGTATGATGCACAGTTCTATGGATCATGCTAGTATGGATCACGGGAGTATGAACCATGAAAGTCACCTTAACGCTGCCTCGGAAGCATGTGGCAATATGGGGATGCACGGTATGTCG atGGTCTTCCATGGGGGATACTGTGAAAACGTATTATTCGAATCGTGGAAAATCTCGTCGATCAGTGGTCTCATAGGATCGATGATCGGTATCATGATCATGGCCGCACTTTACGAGGGATTGAAGTATTACCGGGAATATTTATTCtggaaaatgtataattcCCTACAATACAGAAGCGTCACGATGCCACAAGAGAAAAATGTCGTAGCCGAGGATAACAGAGTCGTACA tatggTTGGAGAAGTAATTCACAAACAACC GCCCACAATGTTATCATGGATGCATACGTTCCAAACGTTCTTACACATTGTGCAAATTGTGCTGTCATATTTCCTTATGCTGATCTTCATGACTTACAATGTCTGGTTGTGTTTTGCTGTAGTATTTGGTGCAGCAATTGGTTATTTTTTGTTTGGGTGGAAAAAATCTGTCATTGTGGATGTTACAGAACATTGTCATTAg
- the LOC122565857 gene encoding mitochondrial mRNA pseudouridine synthase Trub2 isoform X1, producing the protein MSAVQTVTKYVKDARLVYSALNGVVVIYKPASLNFNRMRDTVISNLCRDLNDMYTRPTMKHVAIEGETNKHMKVVVRNSFADHPLITGPRYQPNDFKLAASKIMQQDISGVVLCGINKGNQLIHKIKTSKSLRFYRVKGLLGEATDNYFHTGKVVEKSTYAHIKRGHLDKLCSSMQSSHQQQMFKLSGVDIQSQAAYELAIKGPIRPADPNIPMVYTIRCVDFSPPEFVLEIVCTNEYDLYLKAIIHELGLKLRSNATCTQILCIQDGLFNIKHALLTKHWTLQHIVNNMQICQKIIDQNEDCLHQENPELVKPAYSPMKI; encoded by the exons atGTCAGCAGTACAAACAGTGACTAAATATGTAAAGGACGCGAGACTGGTATACAGCGCATTAAATGGTGTAGTTGTGATTTATAAACCTGCATCTTTAAACTTTAATAGAATGAGAGATACGGTGATCAGCAACTTATGCAGAG ATTTAAATGACATGTATACGAGGCCAACAATGAAGCATGTAGCTATAGAAGGAGAAACAAATAAGCATATGAAAGTTGTTGTTCGAAACAGTTTTGCAGACCATCCGTTAATAACAGGACCTCGTTATCAACCAAATGACTTTAAACTTGCTGCTTCAAAAATTATGCAACAGGACATATCTGGTGTAGTACTTTGTGGAATTAACAAGGGTAATCAAttgattcataaaataaaaacatccAAAAGTTTAAGGTTTTACAGAGTAAAAGGATTATTAGGAGAGGCAactgataattattttcatactgGAAAAGTGGTAGAAAAATCTACATATGCGCACATAAAACGTGGTCACCTTGACAAGTTATGTAGCTCGATGCAATCTTCTCATCAACAACAGATGTTTAA ATTGTCTGGTGTAGATATTCAAAGCCAAGCTGCATACGAACTAGCAATTAAAGGCCCAATTAGACCAGCAGATCCTAATATCCCTATGGTATATACTATTAGATGTGTAGACTTTTCACCCCCAGAATTTGTATTAG AAATTGTTTGCACAAATGAATATGATTTGTACCTGAAAGCCATTATTCATGAGCTAGGGCTGAAGCTTCGTAGCAATGCTACTTGTACTCAAATACTTTGTATACAAGATGGCCTATTTAATATAAAGCATGCATTATTAACAAAGCATTGGACTCTACAACACATTGTAAACAACATGCAAATATGTCAAAAAATTATAGATCAGAATGAAGATTGCTTACATCAGGAAAACCCTGAATTAGTAAAACCTGCTTACAGTCCTATGAAAATTTAA
- the LOC122565851 gene encoding ribonuclease 3: protein MANPPPNVGQSYFWGTGVSQPQNMGYYSVPPPNFPPPNFSQPPPSYNIPVSTLPENKGANFIPPYHAMGTCYQNEVSNSYDVPYQTPTELQCNNQNYGMSNYSQPVSNFNTNWDDGSAYHNSDNAEWKSNNYSSDWNKPQNSKNSWYETNKVQEDDRKSSHVKFNDSSKNKRFEWRYRDKEPSNSYSTSKRRSRSPQNRPRESRSSRSPYRSRHDSQREKYSKYPNKRSVSRERLHSEEDSDRRSIHRKNNLHASRSQRSYISYRSRKRSRSQDSYSSRTASPNNNPPINRDRTERELLLEKYRQDYCATSKDMERKMDELSAMGPEGIMENARKVWTRTAPADLYYNRDESNPKIMRGTPKLHELCELFKKVLLNRAAAARALQPPYEPPPRKTRARLCRHKSEACSSSSSDSDSSMDEDDRTMEELMAKKQHPQRLHPEMWFNDPGEMNDGPLCRCSAKSRRSGIRHGIYAGEGTINKCDLNTNNADKLYHYRITISPPTNFLTKTPTIIKHDEHEFIFEGFSMLSHFPLVKLPTCKVIRFNIEYTILYIDEKLPENFMIEELDYFQTYLFKEILELTDFDLQAAQNKSGCGQFHFMPRFVRDLADNGQEILSMNEVLNYLIKSSKLLIDPDDLPRLVEMPQYKWQNFADEVKGMIVTYPGKKPCSVRVDQLDRNQADQPPGVIAYPEIVHFGIRPPQLSYAGNADYQKAWRDYVKFRHLLANMPKPSFEDKRKLEAKENKLQELRTQSKMKRDVTVDVSSEGFYRTGIMCDIVQHAMLIPVLVCHLRFHKSLDNLERTLGYEFKNRYLLQLALTHPSYRENFGTNPDHARNSLTNCGIRQPEYGDRRIHYMNTRKRGINTLINIMSRFGARTETESSIAHNERLEFLGDAVVEFLTSIHLFHMFPDLEEGGLATYRAAIVQNQHLAVLAKKLNLEEYMLYAHGSDLCHDLELRHAMANCFEALMGSLFLDGGIEVADRVFGETLFKAEEDLGKVWVNYPKHPLQEQEPTGDRQWIPSFELLQKLTKFEESIGIVFTHIRLLARAFTDRSIGYTNLTLGSNQRLEFLGDTVLQLIVSEYLYKYFPEHHEGHLSLLRSSLVNNKTQAVVCDDLGMTQYALYGNPKAELKTKDRADLLEAFLGALYVDKGLEFCRVFCDVCFFPRLQDFIMNQDWNDPKSKLQQCCLTLRTMDGGEPDIPVYKVIECKGPTNTRVYTVAVYFQGKRLAKASGHSIQEAEMNSAKEALEKSQDLFPQLDHQKRVIAKSMKMQQWPNKHKTRGRSMKPTDRHDDSDTSQRSKRSRSEA from the exons ATGGCAAATCCTCCTCCAAATGTTGGTCAATCTTATTTTTGGGGCACAGGAGTTTCTCAGCCGCAAAATATGGGATATTATTCTGTGCCACCCCCAAATTTTCCACCTCCAAATTTTAGTCAGCCACCACCATCCTATAATATACCAGTCTCTACTTTGCCTGAAAATAAAGgtgcaaattttattccaccgTATCATGCTATGGGAACATGTTATCAAAATGAAGTTTCAAATTCTTATGATGTTCCTTATCAAACTCCAACGGAACTACAATGTAACAATCAAAATTATGGAATGTCTAACTATTCTCAACCTGTAAGTAATTTTAACACAAATTGGGATGATGGAAGTGCATATCATAACAGTGATAATGCAGAATGGAAGTCCAATAACTATTCGTCTGATTGGAATAAACCACAAAATAGCAAAAATTCTTGgtatgaaacaaataaagtTCAAGAAGATGATAGAAAATCATCacatgtaaaatttaatgattcctcaaaaaataaaaggttCGAATGGAGATATAGAGACAAAGAGCCTTCTAATAGTTATTCAACCAGTAAAAGACGTTCCAGAAGTCCCCAGAATAGGCCAAGGGAGAGTAGATCAAGCAGATCACCATATAGATCAAGGCATGATTCCCAAAgagagaaatattcaaagtatccAAATAAAAGATCGGTTTCTAGAGAGCGTTTACATAGTGAAGAGGACTCTGACAGAAGATCAATACACAGAAAAAACAATTTGCATGCGTCACGCTCTCAGAGATCATATATAAGTTATAGAAGTAGGAAGAGATCTAGATCTCAAGATTCTTACTCATCTAGAACTGCTAGCCCAAATAATAATCCCCCCATTAACAGGGATAGAACTGAAAGAGAGTTACttctagaaaaatatag GCAAGATTATTGTGCAACAAGTAAAGATATGGAAAGGAAAATGGATGAACTATCTGCAATGGGACCTGAAGGTATTATGGAAAATGCAAGAAAAGTATGGACACGTACTGCACCAgcagatttatattataatagagaTGAAAGCAACCCAAAAATAATGAGAGGTACGCCTAAACTGCATGAGTTATGCGAATTGTTCAAGAAAGTATTACTAAATAGAGCTGCAGCTGCAAGAGCTTTAcag CCTCCTTATGAACCACCCCCAAGAAAAACCAGAGCTCGTTTATGCAGGCATAAATCTGAAGCTTGTAGTAGCTCTTCTTCTGACAGTGATAGTTCAATGGATGAAGATGACAGAACAATGGAAGAATTAATGGCAAAGAAACAACATCCGCAAAGATTACATCCTGAAATGTGGTTTAATGATCCTGGAGAA ATGAATGATGGACCATTGTGTAGGTGTAGCGCAAAATCAAGAAGGTCCGGTATTAGACATGGAATCTATGCTGGAGAGGGcacaataaataaatgtgatttaaatacaaataatgccgataaattatatcattatcgAATAACAATTAGCCCCccaacaaattttcttactAAAACACCAACAATTATTAAGCATGATGAGcacgaatttatatttgaaggATTTTCTATGCTCTCGCATTTTCCTCTCGTAAAATTACCGACTTGTAAAGTAATAAGATTTAACATTGAGTATACAATCCTTTACATAGATGAGAAGTTGCcagaaaattttatgattGAAGAATTGGACTATTTCC aaacttatttatttaaagaaatattggaaCTTACAGACTTTGATTTACAAGCTGCGCAAAATAAATCTGGTTGTggtcaatttcattttatgccAAGATTCGTTCGTGATTTAGCTGATAATGGGCAGGAAATATTATCCATGAATGaggttttaaattatttaatcaaaagTAGTAAATTGTTAATAGATCCAGACGATCTACCTAGGTTAGTAGAGATGCCCCAATATAAATGGCAAAATTTTGCGGACGAAGTAAAGGGTATGATTGTTACATATCCTGGGAAAAAACCATGCAGTGTTCGTGTAGATCAGTTAGATAGGAACCAAGCGGATCAGCCACCTGGTGTAATTGCATACCCTGAAATTGTACATTTTGGAATTAGACCACCGCAACTTAGTTATGCGGGAAATGCAGA ttaCCAAAAAGCATGGCGTGACTATGTAAAATTTCGTCATTTATTGGCTAACATGCCAAAACCATCGTTTGAAGATAAACGAAAGCTAGAAGCAAAAGAGAATAAGCTTCAGGAATTAAGAACCCAAAGCAAAATGAAACGCGACGTTACTGTGGATGTTAGTTCTGAAGGATTTTATAGAACTGGAATAATGTGTGATATAGTACAACATGCAATGTTAATTCCAGTACTTGTTTGTCATTTAAGATTTCATAAATCTTTAGATAACTTAGAGCGTACCTTAGGctatgaatttaaaaacagATATCTTCTTCAGTTAGCTCTAACACATCCTAGTTACCGTGAAAATTTTGGTACGAATCCAGATCATGCACGGAATTCTTTGACTAATTGTGGAATAAGACAACCGGAATACGGTGATCGGCGAATACATTATATGAATACTCGAAAACGTggtattaatacattaatcaATATAATGTCAAGATTTGGTGCGAGAACCGAAACTGAATCTTCGATAGCGCACAATGAAAGATTGGAGTTCTTAGGAGATGCAGTAGTAGAATTTCTAACAtcgattcatttatttcatatgtttCCTGACTTAGAAGAAGGTGGTTTGGCTACTTACAGAGCAGCAATTGTTCAAAATCAACACCTCGCTGTATTagcaaagaaattaaatctaGAGGAATATATGCTCTACGCACACGGAAGTGACCTTTGCCATGATTTAGAATTACGACATGCAATGGCAAATTGTTTTGAGGCATTAATGGGTTCATTATTTCTTGATGGTGGTATAGAAGTTGCAGATAGAGTTTTTGGCGAAACGCTTTTCAAGGCTGAAGAAGATCTCGGAAAAGTTTGGGTAAATTACCCAAAACATCCTTTGCAAGAGCAAGAACCGACAGGTGATAGACAATGGATACCAAGTTTTGAACTATTGCAa aaattaacaaaatttgaagaatcCATTGGTATTGTGTTTACTCATATCCGTCTTTTGGCTAGAGCGTTTACCGATCGCAGTATAGGATACACGAACTTAACACTGGGTTCTAATCAACGTTTAGAATTTTTAGGAGACACTGTATTACAATTGATAGTTTccgaatatttatacaaatattttccagaaCATCATGAAGGGCATCTATCT ttatTACGAAGTTctcttgtaaataataaaactcaAGCTGTAGTATGTGATGATTTGGGGATGACTCAGTATGCACTTTATGGTAATCCAAAAGCCGAATTAAAAACAAAGGACAGGGCAGATTTATTGGAAGCGTTTCTGGGAGCTCTTTACGTCGATAAGGGCTTAGAATTTTGTCGTGTCTTTTGTGACGTATGTTTCTTCCCACGTTTACAAGATTTCATTATGAATCAAGATTGGAACGATCCAAAGAGTAAATTGCAGCAATGTTGCTTAACATTAAGAACAATGGATGGCGGAGAACCTGATATTCCTGTATACAA agtGATTGAGTGTAAAGGACCAACAAATACAAGAGTTTATACCGTTGCTGTATATTTCCAAGGAAAACGATTAGCAAAGGCATCAGGTCATAGTATTCAAGAAGCAGAGATGAATTCAGCAAAAGAAGCTTTAGAAAAATCTCAag ATTTGTTTCCGCAACTAGATCATCAAAAACGTGTAATAGCGAAGAGTATGAAAATGCAACAGTGGCcaaataaacataaaacaagGGGAAGATCCATGAAACCTACAGATAGACACGATGATTCTGATACTAGTCAGCGATCTAAAAGAAGCCGTAGCGAAGCATAA